The following proteins are encoded in a genomic region of bacterium:
- a CDS encoding TetR/AcrR family transcriptional regulator — protein sequence MTEPRAPYAPSGIPAAGRLRALLEARPGDLAPPPPDSPPGRILAATRELFAEAGFAGVPVRAVARHAGVNVAMINYYFGTKDHLIDAVLTRELQDLIGDVIAGLDSDASAEQVLAEFPLRILSSLREDPRRLRLMRLAVSTEPDRFRRIIRSLGDSSVLGVSRVLADLVSEAQAGGRLPLLPARSILLFLMANAYGLVFMEPIAREVVGFAMDDDTHWQEHRTNLSRLLRYGLLGAAAPGEDIHA from the coding sequence ATGACAGAACCCCGTGCCCCCTATGCCCCCTCGGGGATTCCGGCCGCCGGACGCCTGCGGGCGCTGCTGGAAGCCCGACCGGGCGACCTGGCCCCGCCCCCACCCGATTCGCCGCCCGGTCGCATCCTCGCGGCCACGCGCGAACTGTTCGCCGAGGCGGGATTCGCGGGAGTCCCCGTGCGCGCGGTGGCCCGTCACGCCGGCGTGAACGTGGCCATGATCAACTACTACTTCGGCACCAAGGACCACCTGATCGATGCCGTGCTGACCCGGGAACTGCAGGACCTGATCGGCGACGTGATCGCCGGGCTCGACAGCGATGCCTCGGCCGAGCAGGTCCTCGCCGAGTTTCCGCTGCGCATCCTGTCTTCCCTGCGGGAGGATCCCCGGCGGCTGCGCCTGATGCGGCTGGCGGTCTCCACCGAGCCTGACCGCTTTCGCCGGATCATCCGTTCATTGGGCGACAGCAGCGTACTCGGCGTCAGCCGCGTGCTGGCCGACCTGGTCTCCGAAGCCCAGGCTGGCGGGCGCCTGCCCCTGCTCCCGGCCCGCTCCATCCTGCTCTTCCTGATGGCCAATGCCTACGGGCTCGTCTTCATGGAGCCGATCGCGCGCGAGGTCGTGGGCTTCGCGATGGATGACGATACGCACTGGCAGGAGCACCGGACGAACCTGTCCCGCCTCCTGCGCTACGGCTTGCTGGGCGCTGCGGCTCCCGGGGAGGATATCCATGCGTGA
- a CDS encoding citrate (Si)-synthase, with amino-acid sequence MAKLQNALAKKIPVWRDEIRELNKVHGNLKIDTVTVGQAYGGMRGIKCMVCDTSEVPPDKGLLIRGIPIADLTNKTAEDTFYLLCTGDLPSAADRKALTEELATRAKVPAYVWKILEAMPKDSHPMTMLDTAILAMQRESEFAKAYDKGMAKADYWKPTLEDSLNLMARIPTIAAGIYRMRFKKGPRIAPKKGLTMAENYARMLGIPDKSGEFADCMRLYLVLHSDHEGGNVSAHACHVVGSALSDPYYSVSAGLNGLAGPLHGLANQECLGWIIETTKKFKGVPTDEQLRKYSWDTLNSGKVIPGYGHAVLRITDPRFSAFREFGMKHFPDDPVMCLVDKVFNIVPQVLVEQGKAKDPWPNVDAASGALLYHYGLREFSYYTVLFSVSRAMGMLSQLIINRAMGTPIERPKSVTTEWMKKTVAAATPNT; translated from the coding sequence ATGGCCAAGCTCCAGAATGCACTCGCCAAGAAGATCCCCGTGTGGCGTGACGAGATTCGCGAGTTGAACAAGGTTCACGGGAACCTCAAGATCGACACCGTCACCGTGGGACAGGCGTACGGCGGCATGCGCGGTATCAAGTGCATGGTGTGCGACACCTCCGAAGTCCCGCCTGACAAGGGCCTGCTCATCCGCGGTATCCCCATCGCCGACCTCACGAACAAGACCGCCGAAGACACCTTCTACCTTCTGTGCACCGGCGACCTGCCGTCGGCCGCCGACCGCAAGGCGCTGACCGAAGAGCTGGCCACGCGCGCGAAGGTGCCCGCGTACGTGTGGAAGATCCTCGAGGCGATGCCCAAGGACTCCCACCCGATGACGATGCTCGACACGGCGATCCTGGCGATGCAGCGCGAGAGCGAATTCGCCAAGGCCTACGACAAGGGCATGGCGAAGGCCGACTACTGGAAGCCGACGCTTGAGGACAGCCTGAACCTGATGGCCCGCATCCCGACCATCGCCGCCGGCATCTACCGCATGCGCTTCAAGAAGGGCCCGCGCATCGCCCCCAAGAAGGGCCTGACGATGGCCGAGAACTACGCGCGCATGCTGGGCATTCCCGACAAGAGCGGCGAGTTCGCCGATTGCATGCGCCTGTACCTGGTCCTGCACAGCGACCATGAGGGCGGCAACGTCTCGGCGCACGCCTGCCACGTGGTCGGCTCCGCGCTCAGCGATCCCTACTACTCGGTTTCGGCGGGCCTCAACGGCCTGGCCGGTCCGCTGCACGGCCTGGCCAACCAGGAATGCCTGGGCTGGATCATCGAGACGACCAAGAAGTTCAAGGGTGTGCCGACCGACGAGCAGCTGCGCAAGTACTCGTGGGACACGCTCAACAGCGGCAAGGTCATCCCCGGTTACGGCCACGCCGTGCTGCGGATCACCGACCCGCGCTTCTCGGCCTTCCGCGAGTTCGGCATGAAGCACTTCCCGGATGACCCCGTGATGTGCCTGGTCGACAAGGTGTTCAACATCGTGCCGCAGGTGCTGGTCGAGCAGGGCAAGGCCAAGGATCCCTGGCCGAACGTCGACGCCGCCAGCGGCGCGCTGCTGTACCACTACGGCCTGCGCGAGTTCTCGTACTACACGGTGCTGTTCTCGGTCTCGCGTGCGATGGGCATGCTCTCGCAGTTGATCATCAACCGCGCGATGGGCACCCCGATCGAGCGCCCCAAGAGCGTCACCACCGAGTGGATGAAGAAGACGGTGGCGGCGGCGACGCCGAACACCTGA
- a CDS encoding ferritin family protein translates to MSDDLRLCVEILEKAIAFEEEGMAFFQERAEHAPTTFERNLFNSLAKDEAGHKAYLVRMREDLLRERNLDVLPDVGEDHLVDVRRIFDTALAAAHDPYDYLPEELEILNGAMDVERRGFALYDGAAATVKSDRARGIFAHLAAEERNHYALLKNTYDYLADPEGFSGFDGNPMLDGG, encoded by the coding sequence ATGAGCGACGACCTGAGGCTGTGTGTGGAGATCCTGGAGAAGGCGATCGCCTTCGAGGAAGAGGGCATGGCCTTCTTCCAGGAGCGCGCCGAGCACGCGCCCACCACGTTCGAGCGCAATCTCTTCAATTCGCTGGCCAAGGACGAGGCGGGCCACAAGGCCTACCTCGTGCGCATGCGCGAGGACCTGCTTCGCGAGCGCAACCTCGACGTGCTGCCCGATGTCGGCGAGGACCACCTCGTCGATGTCCGCCGCATCTTCGATACGGCGCTGGCCGCGGCCCACGACCCCTACGACTACCTGCCTGAAGAGCTGGAGATCCTCAACGGCGCCATGGATGTCGAGCGCCGCGGATTCGCGCTCTACGACGGCGCTGCCGCCACGGTGAAGAGCGACCGTGCGCGCGGCATTTTCGCGCACCTCGCAGCCGAGGAACGCAACCACTACGCGTTGCTTAAGAACACCTATGACTACCTCGCCGACCCCGAGGGATTCAGCGGCTTC